The Labrus bergylta chromosome 14, fLabBer1.1, whole genome shotgun sequence region TCCTGCTAACTGTTTTTTCTTGGTCATACAGAGGTCTGTAACTCCAGCAGTGTCCCCTCTGTGTCCACTAAAATTCTTTATTTTACTGGAAAATCCTCAACACCTTCCATGATCAATATACCGAAGAGGTAcgtgtgtgtagtgttctgtatCTGGACACTGTAATATTTTACTTTTGCAGACTGCATTGGTTATCAACCTAACACTAAAATGTACAGAGATTATAAGATATACAGAACATGATAAAAGCCTTTCTGTACACACTTTACAGGCTTGGTGAGGTGACTCTCAAGGATGTTAAGGCAGCTGTGGATCAAGAGGGGAACTACAGGTACCACTTCAAGGCCCTGGACCCTGAGTTTGGCACTGTGAAAGAAGAGGTGAGAAAGTGCTGTGATTCTGCTTAATGTTGCCAAGTGCTGCACTCATGATGGATTAAAATTGGgactttgtaatatagcaatgagtaattTACTCCATTCCATTATCTATACCTCTTTTCCTGTTGGGGGTCGGGGAGGAGCTGGAgttgatcccagctgtcattgggcgagaggcagggtactcccctggactgttcaccagtcaatcacagggctgacatataaagataaagataaagataaagataaagataaactttattgatccctgtgggggaaatttgtgcattacagcagctccagaaaaacaggggacgggaatatacttataaaaaataaagatagaagttaaaaaacagatcaaacatatttacatcatttaaataaaataaaaaaatacaataatgtaaatgtaaaattacacagtaacttgttattaacaaaacacacacagtgtgtagcatgaggtggtgatgttgttaaagagtccgattaaacagtctatagagacagacaaccacaCATTCGTttacattcacacctacggacaatttagagtcaccagttgaCCTAACGAGcttgtctttggactgtgggaggaagccggagtaccagGAGAAAACCCACACTTGCACGGGTgggaacatgcaaactcctccCTGTCCGACAGGGATTTGAGccaggaaccttcttgctgtgacCACAGCAGGCAACTGTGCTAACCAATGCACCAACATGCAGCCGGCTCTTTTACAAGCTCTtttgtaataataaataaagattatgatcttttacctgctttttgtaaagtgtctcgagataataTTTGTTGTTAATTGGTGCTATAAAAATaaggattgattgattgctgGTACAATAGTGTAAAAAAGATGTGACACTTCTCGTTACTGTTCCCTGGATATTCCCAGCTTTAGGCATTAACCTGATTTGTGCTGGACTGTGACTACGAAGTCCATCATCTTTGTTCTATTCAAGAGGCATTCCTACATAGAAGACATTGAAGAAAATAACTTACCGGTAATAGTCATACATGATGATTAAAGtccttctttgtgtttgttcaggTATTCCAGGATGGAGCAATCATTCCAGGCTGGGAAGGAAAGATTGTGGCCTGGGTTGAAGAGGACCACGGTGAGGAAAGGTAACAACACGTTTATTCTTTGTAttttctcaaaatgtttcttactcTCTGTGGTAAGGCACACCTGATCTTCTCTGTTTTAGACCGGTGTAGGTTCAAGATGATGGGCCGTGACACTTTCTTTTTGCTCCTGGAGGAACATCAACACAGCTGCTTAGAACAAAAGGCACAAGAGGACCCTTCCTGGATTTTCATCATGACTTGTTAGCAATAGATGTGGGTTGATCATCTGGTTTTAAACCAGACTGATAGCCAAACTCCCTCTGGAAACAGTTGATCTCTCTAACTGATGTCCAGAATATTGTAATGCTCAGTGCCTTACAAAGGAAATGTATTATGTCATTAGTATTTCAATGATTGAGCAGTACTGGAatcaaagaaatagaaacattgTCTAATATCATAGTGTTGTTTCACCTGTAGTTCAGTACAGTTCAGTTtgcactgaagaaaaaaaaagtccttatATAAGTAAAGCAAATAGAACCAGATTACTTCCTAGAAATATGTATTTTCAATTGATCTTTAGCCCAAGCAAATGCCCATCTGAATTTAGAATTTTATAATGTAATTTGCCTGTATTTtataaattatcaaaaaaaagaCTACATAtctaatgaaaaaaacatttggggaaAATAAGGGTGGATAATCTCTCAAGAATtcattttatcttcattttGGTCAACTGCTGACTAAAACACTGACCAGATACCACCTCCTcatattgttttaaatatgttttaaaagacAGCAGCGAAAGGAGGTTTTATTTGTAAGCCTGTTTTACTTTTGAGGACTCAAAATTCAGaagttaattcaaacatgtctgTCTAACAAAAATGTGCGTTAACATTCTCAGCGTGAACTGCTGTCACTGAATCAAATGATGCTGgaacttgtttgttttcacgTAGAAGTGGAAATAAAAGgcactgttattttgtttacTTATAGATATTTAGTACATTTTTGTGAACTATTTTTTACATTAACCCTTACAGTTCTTTTAACTAGTCACTTAACTGAAGAGAGATTTGTTTGAGGTGAGATGCCTCTGCTCCTTTTTGATAGATGCTGTGGATGTGACTTTTTCCTTAATGATTCAAGCTGACTTGTGCTCAGATCTAGACTTTATCActatttattgtttgtttgtgtctgtgtgtatgagggtgtgtgtgtgtgtgagagagatcaGGATGGACCTTTGACTTATAAATGCCATACGAACAGTGATCACAGCTGTTGTTCTTGATGCAGTAAAATGTTCAGCTCTAGTTTTAGGACATTTTTTGACCATTAAGAAACAGACtacttcaaataaatgttttcttaactCTGCTTCTATCTTCCCATTTTGGGATTCATTTTACAACATGCCAACAAAAATATCCATCAGTCTACTTAACCATGACCTATGTGAATGCCATGACTGCCTTTGTAAAGTGTATTATTTGcttttgaaatgcattttttgaGCATGGATTTGTTTGCTTGAGAAAAAAGAATGGCCTTTGTTGAGTTTCAGAAAGACATGTGTTACaattaaaactgttttgtttttaacagttgTGTTTCCATTTATTTTGTGTGGGCTGTCATTAATCAGGGGAACTACCATATAAAGGGCTTTAACAGACAGTTCTCCATttcatttgtaaataaaattcaCATTCCTCTATATTTTAATCTGCATTCCATTGGATGTGtttcataaacaaaaaaagataaattacaCATGGATACCCATCAGGATTTTTAAAGCTAGATgagtaaataaaagaaactaaagtgtcttgagataacttTTGTTATTAATTGGAACTAGGCCTATACGAATACAAATTAATGAAttgatctctttctttctgtttgtcccTCTATACCACTTTCCAAGCTCAACACATCTGCAGCTGATGGCTATTCAACACTAGTTTggatctgctcgaggtttctatCTGTTAAAAGagttttttctttccactgctaCTTTGATTAATGTTGCTTTGTGATGTGCTCATGGTGGAAAATAATGAAATTAAGAGTTTGGtgtagacctgctcttttttaaaagtgtcttgAGGAGAAACTTATTTTTGAATTGGCGCTACACAAACAAAtattgattgaatgattgatgTTATTCTCCAACAgtccaaaaataacaaaaaacaactttaagttCTGCAGAAGTAAAGCAGTAGCCATATGCTGTATTCACTCTACAATGTGTATTATCAGTCTATGGTATTATTACTTTACTGCCCCTATATGGTCGCCAATTGCAATTACAAGTAAAACATAACCTTGCAGTTGTCAGAGTGAACCACTAGGCATTGAATAATAAGAAACATATTCTTATTGTTatcttatttgttttcttttatctttttttgtttttttttaatgaagagaGGCGATGATGTTTATTTAATATTCGGAGATTGAACGAAAAGGAAATTTGAATGGCCTTCACTTTACGACACTTCCTTTGATGTGACGGCAGGACAAGGAGGCGAGCCGTAAAGTGCGGTGTTTTGGGGACTGGAGGAGGTCATTAGAAAGTGAGGAGTAGACACCGGCCCAGCTTCGAAACGCACAGAGACCTTCAGCGTCAGTGTATCTCTAATGCCGGAGTAAGATCAATTAtttaacagctgtgtgtgtgttgtgtttgaatcGCTGCGGAATGCTTCGTCTCATCCTGCGGCTCAGGCCTGCAGCCGGGCCCGCCTGCCCCCGTGCCCTCCCGGCGGGGCCTGCTGCGCTCAGCTCCCGCACCGTTCCCGGAACCAGCCGCCTGAGGAGACTTCACTGCGGGGCCGGGTCCCGGGCGGGGTGTTTGTCAGCCGGCCTCGGCCACAGAGCGAGCCTGCTGCGGAGTCACCTGCTGACAGGTAGCTGTCAGAGCACGCGCTTCTACAGCCTGCCGCCGCACCAGAAGGTAACGTTCACTGACCGGTTTTGCTACAGCACCGACTGCATGACCTCCCCCCGGGCTAACACGAGATAGCACTGTGATGTACCAATCAACCCCTGCCCACACCTTCAAAGGTTAAATACAGGATGCATGTGTCTAATATCCTGAAAAGAGCAAAACATTGCACACAAGCATTCAATTTTAGTCAACTTATGCACCAGTCATTACTCACACATTTGCTTTACTGATTGCATCTAGGCTTAATCACTTTTATTTGATTGGAATAAAGGTATTCTGAGTTTACCGTGTTCCCGTTGAAATCAACATGGTTACTGTAATATAAGTCTATTAAAATTAGTCattcagtgtgtttaaaaaaaaagaaaaaagagcttcagtgtctgtctctgttattAATGGGACACATGAGGTGAGGGAGTATCAGTACTATCTCCATCATAATGACACCAATGTGTCTAAACTGTGGTCCCTGACTTCTAACACAATGATTTGTTACCAAACATCaacaaggcaaggcaagtttatttataaagcacatttcaacaacaaggcaattcaaagtgcttcacacaagaaaTCAAAAGCATCACGACAGAGGaaattaaatctgaacatatacatgttcaaataaaaataattcaaattaaatgaattgaaataaatgaagtaaaaatataaaaacacgtATATTTATTTCAGATTGGTCCCAAATCCAGATTAGTGTTGAAGTGTCGGTtgatataagataagataagatatactttagtcatcccagcagggaaatgtaggtgttccagcagccagcatacatacaaacacacaacacaacacatatatacatacatatcccacccatacaaaaaacatgagcccacaatacacagccaggataaaaaaaagtggtatggatggtccaCGTGCATAAGTAGCGgttactcatagataacagtacaaaatacaaatatatcaTGTGGTCAACAATTTTACTGTTGACCACACGATATACACAGTTGAATTGGAGGTTCTTCACTGGCtggaaaaatgaagaaaaactgcagttaATGTAGATATGCCGCCTAATCTGCCCCTCAGGTAGAATTTGTGTCAATCTGCTATCAGATGTTCTATGACCTCAACAAAAATATCTCAAACATCACAGATGTGGTGAAATGCAGCTGTATTTGGGTCATTTATTGAGCAAGGGAATGAGGTGAGGATGTTGCACCAATTGCAGTTACAACACCTGATTGTTCCCTGTATATGCAAAAGCCTGAAATAAAGCCCCAATAATGACACAAAAAAGTTACTGTTATGATCTTAAACCctagatatttaaaaataaatctggcaGGGTTATAACActcctttcatttgttttctgtttgtcaggtGGAGCTTCCCGCTCTGTCACCCACCATGCAAACAGGAACGATCGCTCGCTGGGAGAAGAAGGAAGGAGACAAAATCGGCGAGGGAGAGCTTATAGCTGAAGTAAGAAGCCTTGCTGGTtacccatgtacggaggctatagtcctcaaagtggacggcccgggttcaagtccgacctgtggctcctttcccgaatgtcattctccactctctctctctctctttcctgatttccaactctatccactatcctatttGAATTAAAGTATTACTGGTGCACACATGACATTGTAGGGGAGCATacacattttcaaatatttctGTCTTCCGTAGGTAGAGACTGACAAGGCAACTGTAGGTTTTGAGATGATGGAGGAGTGCTATCTGGCAAGGATCCTGGTTCCAGAAGGGACCAGAGATGTCAGCATTGGATCAGTAATCTGCATCACAGTTGACAGGTAAGTGTTTGTGCCCTCTCACtagaaatgtgcaaaataaGTGTCTGATTCAAAGTTGTCCTAATAGGGTTCCCTGTTATTTATCTGTCACACACTTTCCTCCCTTAGTCAAGATCTGGTTGTGCTTAGTGTGAGTATATTTCTAATAGATGTGTTTTAATTCCCTCTTGCAGCCCTGATCTCATCTCAGCTTTCAAGGAGGTCACGTTGGACTCACTTAAAACGGCAGGTGCGGGTCCCTCGCCAACGGcctccgctcctcctcctcctgctgccgcTCCTGCTGCTCCGGGCAGCTCCTACCCCCCGCACATGAAGGTAGGCGCGTTCTCGCATAAACAAAATCAGGTGTGGAGAGTGGACTTGTTTCTGAGTCGAGTTGTGTCGAGGAtgtttttacagaaacagtgtCTTGCAGCCACGCCTGTGGTTTTATCAGGGTTGTTTAGTCTGATGGTCTGTATGTGTAGAGATTATTGTGTGCCTACTAACTGTCGGAGTAGGGCAGCAGAATTAATTTATTTGgtcacattcacatttttttctttaaatgaaagttTGAGAACCATTGTATAGAGTGTTTGAAAAAAGtacatgtatttttcttttttgaaacttGTATTCTGACAATATTAGAAACGTCTCCAGATGTCCGGCTGTCTAGATTGATTTTGTTGCCAATAATAAAACCACCACATAAATATGTTATGttgggaaaataaatgtaaacatttaatcAGAGAGAGCATTGTCTGAGGCTCAGGAGTAGATTTAATTTGTCAGAGGCTTCTCTCACAAAATGTCCTCTGCTAGAATTGGACCAAGGACAAGACAGCTACATTATTGGATGCTCTGGAGATGAAATCCCCAGCCTTGActttgttgaacatttttgtttatgctttttgtctgtgttacagatcacacttcctgctctctctcccaccATGACGATGGGGACAGTGCAGCGCTGGGAGAAGAAGGTCGGAGAGAAGCTGAGTGAAGGAGATCTGCTGGCTGAGATTGAGACTGACAAGGCAACCATTGGTAAACCTGAACTGACTAGCAGAATATTGTTATactgttattttaaacatggtTAATTCCTGTTCTTATCTATTGAACCATGTGCGATGTGCAACGACTGATTTGAAGGCATGCCAGGTAAAGCTAGCTTTTCTCAAAATGTGCCTTTCATGCATTTGCTTGCAGGCTTTGAGGTGCAAGAGGAAGGGTATCTGGCCAAAATCATGGTGGCAGAGGGAACCCGGGATGTTCCACTGGGACAACCGCTCTGCATCATTGTAGAGAAAGAAAGTGACATCGCTGCCTTCAAGGATTACGTGGAGACCGGAGTGGCAGAGGTTTCGAtgccagctccagctccagcaccCACACCGGTGAGACTCATGTGGTGCTTATTTTCAAGTATAAGTTAACATTCTACTCCACTCAGGCCACATGCAgattttaaacagctttttcaAGCATGATGAAAAATCTGAGATTTGTTTGTCTATGTTGCAGGCTGCAGCTCCAGCTGTTGCAGCACCCGCTCCTGCAGCTGCAGCCGCTGCCCCAGCAACACCCAGGAAGGGTCGTGTGTTTGCAAGTCCGCTGGCCAAGAAACTTGCTGCTGATAAAGGAATTGACCTAGCACAGGTCAGCGGTAAGTTACCAAAACACAGGTACTCTGCCACATTTAACTGTAAAATATTATGTAGGTTTGATGACATACTCAAAACAGAGGTAGGAAAATGAATAACATTACATTTGTTAAATACTTTACATtgagctgtttttgtttgtccagGCTCTGGTCCTGATGGACGCATTACTAGGAAAGATATCGACAGCTTTGTTCCACCAAAGGCTGCGCCTGTAAGTCAAAGATTCAACTTATGTGTCAATAAGCAATGCATGTTTATATATCAAAACTTCAGTTTCACTAATGATACTTTATTGGCATTTTAAACAATAGAAAAATTTAATACTGAAACCTTTTTTATATAATCTATTAATTATTATGGTATCTAGAATATCTTTCTAAATACTGGCTTAAAAAGTGAATTAATTTTATTTGAGATTTGGACTGTTGATCAGTCAAAATAAGTAAATTAAAGACCATAAGCTTTTTGAAATCAGTCACTTATCAGaatattgtattgttttcttcAAATGTAGTCTAGATGTTGACACAATGATTTGATTTCAGACATCCAATATCGCAAATACAATGcttataaaaaaatgtactttaatttTGAACATGCTAAATGTCTGATGTCATACTGAATATGCATGCAACAAAGTTGTGTTGTAATTCTTACTGATGAAATAGAATCATTTGTGTTGGCAGGCGGTAGCTGCTGCTCCCACTCCAGCCGCAGCTCCAGCTGTTCCTGCACCTGCCGCAGCTCATGCTGCCCCAGCCGGGACCTTCACAGACATCCCTATCAGCAACATCCGCAAGGTGAGAACAAACACCAGTAACTTACTTTAGGTGACCCATTCTGTTACATGAAGACTTCTGTCATGTTCCAACCCCTTCGTACAGTATCCAGGTGTAATTCCTGCCATGCttgtttttcacactttttaatgCCGATGTATTGAAAGCTGTGAAGCAAACGGTGAGCCGTTGGAACAGTGTAGCGCTGTTATCTTTTCCTGTGCTTGAATATTTTCCCTAGAGATCATCACTCACAATTTCCATTACTGACTCTCCAAACTCAGCTCACATCTGTCTATAATGAATTCTGGATCAAAGCTGAGGTGTTTGTGCCCCTCCTGCAGGTCATCGCTCAGAGGTTGATGCAGTCCAAGCAAACTATCCCCCACTATTATCTCTCTGTAGATGTTAACATGGACCAAGTGCTCGAGCTTCGGAAAGAGCTCAATGCTGTGAGTGTTTATGTGTAGATCTTTACGCAATCAAGAAAAACATGGCATTGATTGAATGATATGATTTCCTTTTTGAGATTTaaaccccctcctctcctctctgcaggaagTGAAAGCCCAGAATATTAAGCTTAGCGTGAATGACTTCGTCATCAAAGCTAGTGCTCTGGCCTGCCTCAAGGTTCCTGAGTGTAATTCCTCCTGGATGGACACAGTGATTCGCCAGTGAGTAAACACACCTTTACAGGAGTGTACAAAGACATGTTAATGATGTTTGGTTTCAATATGCCGAACAGTAAACTGGGAATATGTTGGTTTGTAAATGTACTTATCCCCCAGATAAAGATTTGACCTTGTAAAGGACGCAAATTTGTTTGACCTCCATCTTCAACAACAGAATCTTTCTCTGtttgcgtttaaaaaaaaaaaaaaaaaaaaaaaaaaaatcaatcaaagcatctcacattttaattcttaatatttttttgtaattttctgtcctttttgtAAGGTGTAAGACTCTTAAAATGTAGCTGTTCTCTTTAACCAGCAGAAGGCACTAGATGCACAGAAATGCTCTTGTCTGTTCTCAGTTTGGAAGCAAAACTGTTGCCTTGGCTGCATTTCTGTGCCGCCatttttattgactttattttcttttttttttttccaggaatcATGTGGTGGACCTGAGCGTAGCTGTGAGCACAGCCAACGGTCTCATCACGCCCATAGTGTTTAACGCCCACACTAAAGGATTGGCTGCCATCAGCTCTGATGTTTCATCTCTTGCTGCTAAAGCCAGAGAAGGCAAACTGCAGCCACATGAGTTTCAGGTACAAACACCGGATCAGATGCTTTGGTTTTAAAGCTGTCGTCGGGTGTGTTAAACAAATATGAGCCAGAAAAATGAAACAGtctcttaattgttttttttttccaacagggAGGTACGTTCACAATTTCTAATTTGGGGATGTTTGGCGTCAAGAACTTCTCAGCGATTATTAACCCTCCTCAGTCCTGTATCCTCGCCGTCGGAGGCTCAGAGAAGCGGCTGATGCCCGCTGATAATGAGAAAGGGTGAGCGTCATGATTACATTTACTATAGAAGCTGAACATGCTGCACTCTTCACAAGAAATCTGATGCACTGTTCTGGTTTTGCAGGTTCGATGTAGCCAACATGATGGCTGTGACGCTGAGCTGTGACCACCGGGTGGTGGACGGTGCCGTCGGCGCTCAGTGGCTTGCAGAATTCCGCAAGTTCCTGGAGAAACCGGTCACCATGCTGTTGTGATTGGACTGTACTGCcgtgaaaataaaaactgcagCAACAAGGCCGAGGCCTCTCATGGACTTCCATCTGATTGGTCTAAACCGGTTTAGACCCTCCTGTGATTTGCCAGCCTATCACCAGGTCACTCCCAGTCACCCTTATGGGGAAGAGGCAGACATCACTCCgctttacctgtctgtctctcctgtctgtctctctctctctctcccctcttgctctttatctctctctcactcatgTCTATTTATTGAGGGCCCTTCTCATGACAGACCAGAGTTAGAATAATTGATCCTAGAATAGAGACTGGCTTTATCTCACTTAAACAGTGATAAAGTTTTGAAAAGGGAAATGTTACATGTCGAACCAGCGAGCAAATTTATCCTAAAAcctatgggtgtgtgtgtgtgtgtgtgtgtgtgtgtgtgtgtttttttgggtcAAACTTCAACATGAATTTTTGTGATGTGATAGACAGCAGGCAAAGCAGATATATATGGGTCTAAGTCTCTAAGAAAAGGGTTGTGATTTTTAATTTGTGTGCTTGCAGGCAGTGAGAAGAGTAAAATGTAAGTTAACTTGAGGTGACACACAGAGTCCaggtctacacacacacacacacacacacaaacctttccCGGTTTAaaggccacacacacataaagtgaaacatttagtgtgttttctgttgaatGCAACAGTGTGTATACTTCTCACTGTGGAAAGAACACGGtgctgtatatatatatatggaggTGTCAATGGAAATAACGGAGCTCTGACGAGGCCTCGCCGTATAATTTAAAATTTGTACAGTCCAAAAATTACAACACACGCTCCCACGGGGGTAACTGACCGGTTTTGCCAATTCTCTCTTCCatgacaatgttttattttctagtctcAGAGTAAAACACTCACCCTTGAAATATTCTGTATTTCACAGCTGACACGCACAAGGCTGGTGCTGGatgttatttgttgtttgaatAAACTGGGAGAAGTAAACCTTGGGTCAACTTGGTTTTAGTTAttcaagttttatttatttttttggggacCTTTTACTGGATAGGACGGctgaagagacaggaaatgttgggaggagggagagggggttGACGCAGCAAAGGGCTGAAGTCTGATTCGAACCCACTGCTGCTGCGACAAAGCCTCGGTACATGGGGCATGTGACATAACCGCTAAGCTATCAGTGCTTCaaagtttgattattttaagGAGAAACCGAATAAGAATAATTCTAATTTGAACCACTGAGTCAAAGAAACTACTGACTCACTTCTTTAATAAACACTACGTAACTATTGGAAAGTAAAGATCCGTTGTTTCACT contains the following coding sequences:
- the dlat gene encoding dihydrolipoyllysine-residue acetyltransferase component of pyruvate dehydrogenase complex, mitochondrial, whose product is MLRLILRLRPAAGPACPRALPAGPAALSSRTVPGTSRLRRLHCGAGSRAGCLSAGLGHRASLLRSHLLTGSCQSTRFYSLPPHQKVELPALSPTMQTGTIARWEKKEGDKIGEGELIAEVETDKATVGFEMMEECYLARILVPEGTRDVSIGSVICITVDSPDLISAFKEVTLDSLKTAGAGPSPTASAPPPPAAAPAAPGSSYPPHMKITLPALSPTMTMGTVQRWEKKVGEKLSEGDLLAEIETDKATIGFEVQEEGYLAKIMVAEGTRDVPLGQPLCIIVEKESDIAAFKDYVETGVAEVSMPAPAPAPTPAAAPAVAAPAPAAAAAAPATPRKGRVFASPLAKKLAADKGIDLAQVSGSGPDGRITRKDIDSFVPPKAAPAVAAAPTPAAAPAVPAPAAAHAAPAGTFTDIPISNIRKVIAQRLMQSKQTIPHYYLSVDVNMDQVLELRKELNAEVKAQNIKLSVNDFVIKASALACLKVPECNSSWMDTVIRQNHVVDLSVAVSTANGLITPIVFNAHTKGLAAISSDVSSLAAKAREGKLQPHEFQGGTFTISNLGMFGVKNFSAIINPPQSCILAVGGSEKRLMPADNEKGFDVANMMAVTLSCDHRVVDGAVGAQWLAEFRKFLEKPVTMLL